The nucleotide sequence ACAAAATTTTTAAAAGTGATAGCATAAACAAACAGCCTATCCTGCTGATTAAGCGGGAAGTGAAGTTTGTTCGCCGTTATTCGCAAGCCATTATTTTCTCAGTACAAAAATAACGTGGGAGGACTGGTTGAAACGTTGTGGCACAAAGCCCTCTACTTTGATTTCATCTATGGTAAAGCCTTTGTCTTCAAAGAGCACCCTCCACCCGTCCAGTGTCTGGAAGTTGCATGGGAAAGGCATATCAGACACCCCTACTACAATTGAATTGGACAAAAAGTCGATTAGGGTGATAATGTCCCGCTGAGTCTGCATGTCGAATTGCAGAAACCTGTCAAAAATTGGCTGCCGGGTTCTTCTCTGATCGATCTGATCTTTGATGGTTTGATCAGAATTGATCTCCTCTTCAGGTAAAATCACATCCTCTTCCACAACCAGCCTGCCATCCGGCTTTATGGCGGTCTTAAGATTATGCAGAAAATATTCAAGTTCCCCCTTTTGGTTGTCAATATGATGTAATACAGCCAGGCAGGTTACCGTATCATAGGCTTTACTGCTTGTAGCGCCGGGCCGGGTCAAATCCAGCATCTGAAAATCAATGATGTCTTTAACAGAATCGCTCCGCCAGTCCAATGCTATTGTGATCTTATTTCTCCGGAATGCTTTTCAGGGTTTCTACCAGAAAATCCCAGAATTTCTTCACAGTCTCTATATTGACTTTCTCTCCCGGAGAATGTGGATAACTAATGGTCGGGCCAAATGATATCATATCCAGGTGGGGATAGGCCTGGCTGATGATCCCGGTCTCCAGTCCTGCATGGATGGCCTTCACTTCAGGTACTTTTCCAAATTTCTTATTATAGACTTCCTGCATAGTCTTCAGAATGGGTGAGTCGGGATTGGGTTTCCATCCGGGATATTCCCCTTCATGTAATACTTCAGCACCCCCAAGTTCAAAAACACTCCGTATCATATTCCCCAGATCTTCTTTGGCAGAATCAACGGAACTTCTCTGAAGGGTCTGAACAGAAACCACATGTTCTTCTGATTTAACTACCGCCAGATTGGTGGAGGTTTCCACCAGACCTTCCATATCATCACTCATTCTTATAACCCCGTGGGGGCAGCCATACAGAGCCCTTACCATATTATCCTGAGTTTTCTTATCAAGAACAAAATCAGGAGTATCCGTTTGATTGACCTCTATTTTAAGATCAGTATCCACGCGGGATAACTCATTTTTCACAGACTCAGTAACATCATTCACATACTCTTTAAACTCGCCGAACTGATTATTGGGAACAACCACCACCGCATATCCTTCTCTGGGAATGGCATTCCTCAAACTGCCCGATTCTATGCCGGCAATACGGACATCCAGTTTTTCTGTAGCATACCAAAGGATCCGATTAAGGACCTTATTGGCATTGCCACGCTGCAACTGAATGTCAAGTCCGGAATGTCCTCCTTTTAAACCTTTCACTGTAAGTTTATAGGCATTTGTATCCCGGGGCAAAGTTTCTTTCTTAAAATGGAACCGGGCATT is from Bacteroidales bacterium and encodes:
- a CDS encoding aminoacyl-histidine dipeptidase, giving the protein MSDITNLDPKPLWENFYKLTQIPRPSKKEASVVKFIEKFGKDLGLETIKDEVGNIIIKKPATKGYENKKPVVLQGHLDMVPQSDKDFDFENQPIEAYVDGEWVTADGTTLGADNGIGVAAALTVLQSDDLEHGPIEALFTVDEETGMTGASSLKPGLLDAEILINMDSEDEGELYIGCAGGLETNARFHFKKETLPRDTNAYKLTVKGLKGGHSGLDIQLQRGNANKVLNRILWYATEKLDVRIAGIESGSLRNAIPREGYAVVVVPNNQFGEFKEYVNDVTESVKNELSRVDTDLKIEVNQTDTPDFVLDKKTQDNMVRALYGCPHGVIRMSDDMEGLVETSTNLAVVKSEEHVVSVQTLQRSSVDSAKEDLGNMIRSVFELGGAEVLHEGEYPGWKPNPDSPILKTMQEVYNKKFGKVPEVKAIHAGLETGIISQAYPHLDMISFGPTISYPHSPGEKVNIETVKKFWDFLVETLKSIPEK